The genomic stretch CGCCAGGGTGTCCCCCGTCCTCACTTCGTCAGCTCCAGTGCGGGGATGTCGGTACGGGCGATGCCGAAGGTCTGGACGTACAGCGACAGTTCCGCCTCCACGGCGCGCACGATGGTCTCCGCACGGCGGAAGCCGTGGCCCTCGCCCTCGAAGGCCAGATAGGCGTGCGGGACGCCGTGCCGGACGGCCTCGGCGAGGAAGGGGGCGCACTGGCCGGGCGGGCAGACGGCGTCGTCGAGGCCCTGGAGGAGCAGGAAGGGGGCGGTGATCCGGTCCGCGTGCCGCAGCGGGGAACGGTCGCGGTAGCGGTCGGGCACCTCGGTGTACGGGCCGATCAGGCTCACCAGGTACTGCGACTCGAAGTCGTGGGTCCCGTCCTCGCTCCAGCCCACCAGGTCGAGGACCGGGTAGCTGATCGAGGCGCAGGCGTACAGGTCCGTCGTCACCAGCGAGGCCGCGGCGGTCCAGCCGCCGGCGCTGCCGCCGCGGATCGCCAGCCGGCGCCGGTCGGCGGTGCCCTCGTCGGCCAGGGCCCCGGCGACGGCCGCGCAGTCCTCGACGTCCACCACGCCCCACTGCCCGCGCAGCCGCTCGCGGTAGGCCCGTCCGTAGCCCGTCGAACCGCCGTAGTCGACCACGGCGACGCCGATGCCGCGGGAGGTGAAGTAGGCGACCTCCAGGTTCAGCACGAGCGGGGTGCGGCTGGTGGGGCCGCCGTGCGCCCACACGACGTACGGCGGCAGTTCGCCGTCCGGGGCGCGGTGGCCGGGGTTGTGCGGCGGGTGGATGTGGGCGTGCACGTCCCGGCCGTCGGGGCCGGTGAAGGTGCGGACCTGCGGCTCGGGGTAGTACGCCGGGTCCACCGCGTCGGTGTGCCGCGACGCGATCGCCCGGGCCCGGCCCGTGCAGGTGTCCAGTTCCACGATCTCGAACGCGCTGCGCGGGCCGGCGGCGACGCCGATCACCCGGCTGCCGTGCACGGCCAGGGCGGGCGCCCACTCCGTCCACGGCCCGGCCGCGTCCACCAGGTCGCCGCTGACCGGGTCGAGGATGCCGAGCGCCATGGCGCCACGGCCGTGCAGCACCGCGATCGTGCCGCTGTCCAGCGGCCGGAACCAGCGCACTCCGAGCTGCCACAGCGGACCGCCGAACTCCTCCTGCCGGGGCCGGCACAGCCGTGTGCCCGGCGCCCCGGCGGCGTCCGGGTCGGCGCGGCGCAGCTCCCACCAGCCGTCGGCGTCGGAGACGTACAGCAGCGTGCCGTCCGCGTCCCACTCGATCTGCGGTACGGACTCCCCGGGGCCGCCGGCGATCGTCCGCACGCCGGTGAACCCGCCGTCGCCGGTGATGTCGGCGAGCAGCACGACCGTGCCCTCCCACGGCATCCGGGGGTGGTCCCAGGCGATCCACGCGGCCCGCCGCCCGTCCGGGGAGATCCGCGGGCCGGTCACGAAACGGTGCCGGTCGTCGCTCAGTTCGCGCACCGCCGCGCGGTCGCCGGCCGCCGAGCCGTCCAGCGGCACCGCGGCGATCACCCGGCGCACGTCGGTCGGCCGGGGGCCGGTGAACTCCTCCAGGACGCACCACACCTCGCCGCGGTCCAGGCGCAGCACCGGGTCGGCCCAGCGCAGCCCGCCGCCGACGGCCGAGACGGGGGTCAGCGGACGGGGCGCGGCGCCGCCCGGGGTGTACGCGTACAGCCGCTGGTCGGCGAAGTCGCAGAAGACCACGACCGTGCGGCCGTCCGCGTCCACCGCGCCGGCCCAGGGCTGGCCGCCGTACTCGATGACCCGGCTGCGCACGTTCCACGGCGCGGGCAGCACGGTCTCCTCCGTACCGTCGAGCCCCCTGCGGACCAGCGCGCGACGGCCGCCCTCGGCGGGACGGGCCTCGGTCCACCACACCTCGGCCCCCACCACGCCGACGTACTCGGGGCGGCCGTCGTGCTCGGCGACCAGCCGGGCGTCGATCGGGGACGGCCAGGCTCCGTAGGGGGCCGTGGTCACCATGGTGGCGTTCCTCCTCAGTCGCTGGAGCCGCCAAGCCTGTCGTACCCGGGGCCGGGCATCAACCCGTACGTATCACCCTTCGACCGACCTCAGGAAGTGGTCGAGGACCCGCACCCCGAAGTGCAGCGCCTCCACCGGGACGCGTTCGTCCACCCCGTGGAAGAGCGCCTGGTAGTCGAAACCTTCCGGCAGCTTGAGCGGCGAGAAGCCGTAGCCGGTGATGCCCAGCCGGGAGAACTGCTTGGCGTCCGTGCCGCCCGACATGCAGTACGGGACCACGTGGCCGTCCGGGTCGAAGCGCTCGACGGCGGCCCGCATCGCCGCGTACGCGGGCGCGTCGACCGGGGCCTGGAGGGCGACCTCGCCATGGTCGTACGCCCAGGTCACGTCGGGTCCGGTGAGCCGGTCCATGGTGGTGCGGAACTCCGCCTCGCCGCCGGGGACCACCCGCCCGTCCACGTGGGCGACGGCGTTGCCCGGGATGACGTTGACCTTGTAACCGGCCTCCAGCATCGTCGGGTTGGCGCTGTTGCGGACCGTCGGCTCGACGAGCGCGGCCGACGGGCCGAGCTTGCTCAGCAGTGTGTCCACGTCGAAGTCCGGGGCGTCCAGGCGGGCCTCGATGCCGTGCAGGGCGGCCAGTTCGGTGAGCGCGGCGCGCACGGTGTCGGTGAGCCGCACCGGCCAGCGGTGCTCGCCGATGCGGGCCACCGCCGCGGCGAGCCGGCTGACGGCGTTGGCGCGGTTGACCTTGGAGCCGTGCCCGGCCCGGCCCTCGGCGGTCAGCTTCAGCCAGGCCGTGCCGCGCTCGCCCGCCGCGACCGGATACAGCCGCATGCCGCCGCCCGCGTGGAAGGTGAAGGCGCCGGACTCGCTGATGCCTTCCGTGCAGCCCTCGAACAGGCCGGGGTGGTGGTCGGCGAGGAAGCCCGCGCCGTCGATGGCGCTGGCCTCCTCGTCGGCGGTGAAGGCGAGCACCAGGTCGCGCCGGGGCCGGACGCCGCGGCGCGCCCACTGCCGTACGGCCGCGAGCACCATCGCGTCCATGTTCTTCATGTCCACGGCGCCCCGGCCCCATACGACGCCGTCCTCGACCTCGCCGGAGAACGGGTGCCGGGTCCAGTCGGCGGGCTCGGCGGGCACCACGTCCAGGTGTCCGTGCACGAGCAGGGCCGCCGCAGCCGGGTCGGTGCCCTCGACGCGCGCGACCACGTTCGTACGGCCCGGGGTGCGCTCCAGCAGCACCGGTTCCAGGCCGGCCTCGGCGAGCCGCTCCGCGACGTACTCCGCGGCCGGGCGCTCCCGGCAGTCGCCGCCGCCGCGGTTGGTGGTGTCGATGCGGATCAGGTCGGACGTGAACCGTACGACCTCGTCGAGGGCCTGTCCGTCCACCGGGTCGCCGGCGCGGTCCGCCGTCTCGTCGGCGCTGTCAGCCATATTGCTCCTCCACCGCCGACGACACGACGGTGGTGACCGTCTTGAAGCAGCGGATCGCTTCGTACATGTTCCCGCTGGTATACGCGACGCGCCGCTCGCCGGTCCGCTCGACACCCGGCACGCAGGTCGCCTGGCCCACCAGGTGCTCGGCGTCGAATTCCATCTCCACGGTGTACGGGCCGCCGCGCACGGGCTCGGTGCGCACCGCGAGCGCCGCGGCCTCCCGCGCGGCCGCCCGGATGTCCGCCGCCGTACGGGCCGGCGGGCGGCACACGGCGGCGTAGCGCGAGACGTAGTCCTTGACGGCGACGGCCCGCGCCTCGGGCGCGTACCCGGCGGCGTCGTCACAGGTCCGGTCGTCGCCGGTCACCAGCACCACCGGCACCCCGTACTCGGCCACCACCAGGGAGTTGAGGTAGCCCTCGCTGGCCCGCGTGCCGTTCACCCACACGCCCGTCAGGGAGTTGGCCAGGTACGTGTGGGCCAGGACGCCCTCCGTACCGGCACCCGCGTGGTAGCCGACGAACGCGACGCCGTCCACGTCGCCGTACTGGACGCCCTCCACCATGCTCAGCGCCTTGTGCTTGCCGGTGAGCAGCTGCGCGCGCTCGTCCAGTTCCTCCAGCAGCAGGTTGCGCATCGACCAGTGGGCCTCGTTGACCAGGACCTCGTCGGCGCCGCCGGCGAAGAACCCGGCGATCGCCGCGTTGACGTCGCCGGTGAACACCGGCCGGAACCGCTGCCACTGGGCGTGGCCCGGCAGGACATCGTCCGGCCAGGTCACTCCGGTGGCGCCCTCCATGTCGGCGGAAATGAGGATCTTCACCATGCACCCGTCCCCTCGCAGCTGGGAGAACCGCTCCGGCACCGGCCCGAGGGCCGCGCCGTCGCGCGCGTCACCGGGCAGGATTCCCACCATAACCAGGGGGGACGCAAAAGCGGCCGGGTGCCGGGCCACACCCCCGTGGCGGTCCGGCACCCGGCCGCGGGTCAGCCGCGGGCCGTCTGCCTGGGCGGCAGCCAGTGCCGGACCCGGAAGTCGCCCTTCTCCAAGGTCTCGAAGGGCGCGCTGCCCTGGCACTTGCCGACGCTGTTCCGCGGCAGGCCGTCCAGGGCCCAGCTGTAGCCGAGCCGGTCCTTCCGGCCGTCGTCCAGCACGGTGAAGCCGAACCGCTTGCCCTTGATGTCGCCGAGTTCGGGATAGCCGGGAGCGCCGGTGAAGTCCACCTCGGTGACCACTCCGGTGGCCACCGCGACCGGACCGCCCGTCAGCAGGCAGTCGATACGGCCCTTGAAGTGCCCGCCCCACTTCTCGTCCATGTGGTGGCTGACGTGGAACGTGCCGCTCGCCTTGTCGGCGAAGCCGTGCGCGTCGAAAGCGAAGTGCACGTCGTCGCCCGGGCGCCGCTGGAGCTTGCCCGCGCCGGTGAGCGACGGCTCGGCCGTGCTCCGGGCGGCCTGGACAGCGGCCGGAGCCGC from Streptomyces albofaciens JCM 4342 encodes the following:
- a CDS encoding prolyl oligopeptidase family serine peptidase; translated protein: MVTTAPYGAWPSPIDARLVAEHDGRPEYVGVVGAEVWWTEARPAEGGRRALVRRGLDGTEETVLPAPWNVRSRVIEYGGQPWAGAVDADGRTVVVFCDFADQRLYAYTPGGAAPRPLTPVSAVGGGLRWADPVLRLDRGEVWCVLEEFTGPRPTDVRRVIAAVPLDGSAAGDRAAVRELSDDRHRFVTGPRISPDGRRAAWIAWDHPRMPWEGTVVLLADITGDGGFTGVRTIAGGPGESVPQIEWDADGTLLYVSDADGWWELRRADPDAAGAPGTRLCRPRQEEFGGPLWQLGVRWFRPLDSGTIAVLHGRGAMALGILDPVSGDLVDAAGPWTEWAPALAVHGSRVIGVAAGPRSAFEIVELDTCTGRARAIASRHTDAVDPAYYPEPQVRTFTGPDGRDVHAHIHPPHNPGHRAPDGELPPYVVWAHGGPTSRTPLVLNLEVAYFTSRGIGVAVVDYGGSTGYGRAYRERLRGQWGVVDVEDCAAVAGALADEGTADRRRLAIRGGSAGGWTAAASLVTTDLYACASISYPVLDLVGWSEDGTHDFESQYLVSLIGPYTEVPDRYRDRSPLRHADRITAPFLLLQGLDDAVCPPGQCAPFLAEAVRHGVPHAYLAFEGEGHGFRRAETIVRAVEAELSLYVQTFGIARTDIPALELTK
- a CDS encoding M20/M25/M40 family metallo-hydrolase translates to MADSADETADRAGDPVDGQALDEVVRFTSDLIRIDTTNRGGGDCRERPAAEYVAERLAEAGLEPVLLERTPGRTNVVARVEGTDPAAAALLVHGHLDVVPAEPADWTRHPFSGEVEDGVVWGRGAVDMKNMDAMVLAAVRQWARRGVRPRRDLVLAFTADEEASAIDGAGFLADHHPGLFEGCTEGISESGAFTFHAGGGMRLYPVAAGERGTAWLKLTAEGRAGHGSKVNRANAVSRLAAAVARIGEHRWPVRLTDTVRAALTELAALHGIEARLDAPDFDVDTLLSKLGPSAALVEPTVRNSANPTMLEAGYKVNVIPGNAVAHVDGRVVPGGEAEFRTTMDRLTGPDVTWAYDHGEVALQAPVDAPAYAAMRAAVERFDPDGHVVPYCMSGGTDAKQFSRLGITGYGFSPLKLPEGFDYQALFHGVDERVPVEALHFGVRVLDHFLRSVEG
- a CDS encoding M55 family metallopeptidase; translation: MKILISADMEGATGVTWPDDVLPGHAQWQRFRPVFTGDVNAAIAGFFAGGADEVLVNEAHWSMRNLLLEELDERAQLLTGKHKALSMVEGVQYGDVDGVAFVGYHAGAGTEGVLAHTYLANSLTGVWVNGTRASEGYLNSLVVAEYGVPVVLVTGDDRTCDDAAGYAPEARAVAVKDYVSRYAAVCRPPARTAADIRAAAREAAALAVRTEPVRGGPYTVEMEFDAEHLVGQATCVPGVERTGERRVAYTSGNMYEAIRCFKTVTTVVSSAVEEQYG